In Procambarus clarkii isolate CNS0578487 chromosome 5, FALCON_Pclarkii_2.0, whole genome shotgun sequence, the following are encoded in one genomic region:
- the LOC123762785 gene encoding facilitated trehalose transporter Tret1 isoform X4 — protein MFLGVSVSHIAQLGMTLTWPNVLASDFQHDNTTIYGSSLHLQDWQMDMMGSMVYIGSLPGYVVAGWLARRQGRRWSMVMATVPGLLGWGLIALSLNTHMIIVGRFLTGLAMGLATVSVRIYLAEIADTEIRGAAGMIASAMLEFGGLVTISVGMLLPWYHIAFLVIVILLTFCVFIAPFLPESPMYLAISNRDAEARQVLLSLRGNYVDLDKEISLLKEENKQVEGRYSWDALLKPFILKRILIVTGIFCISNFCGTEVIRANVTRMLQTTGMALNKDLSTILVFVLTLGGNLTMTMTIDRLGRRRCLVASLALLVVAYSVLGLTICLTQNPAVLYDTSSAPGQGVEYSQDVGHSRALAVEDWLPAACLMVAALAISLGVGPIPWVVSPEFFPTAIRSQAMSVCTIIGCLIAVIPLQLYSLMQAILTQAGLYWTYACVSMLGIIFTITCVPETGRKKIW, from the exons ATGTTCTTGGGCGTGTCAGTGAGCCATATAGCTCAGCTGGGGATGACTCTCACCTGGCCCAATGTCCTCGCCTCTGACTTCCAGCACGACAACACCACCATTTACGGCTCCAGTCTCCACCTCCAGGACTGGCAGATGGACATGATGG GTAGCATGGTGTACATTGGGTCGTTGCCAGGGTACGTGGTGGCAGGGTGGCTGGCCCGGCGGCAGGGTCGGCGCTGGTCTATGGTGATGGCGACTGTGCCTGGACTGCTGGGCTGGGGACTCATCGCCCTCAGCCTCAACACCCACATGATCATCGTCGGGAG GTTCCTGACGGGCTTGGCGATGGGCCTGGCAACTGTGTCTGTGAGGATCTACCTGGCGGAGATCGCCGACACAGAGATCCGGGGCGCCGCTGGCATGATTGCCTCAGCTATGCTCGAGTTCGGAGGTCTGGTCACAATAAGTGTGGGTATGCTGCTGCCATGGTACCATATAGCCTTCCTGGTCATTGTAATACTTCTCACCTTCTGTGTTTTCATAGCACCGTTCCTACCTGAGAGTCCCATGTACTTGGCCATCAGCAACAGGGATGCGGAAGCGCGGCAGGTGTTGCTCAGTCTTAGGGGAAACTACGTCGATCTCGACAAAGAAATTAGCCTCCTCAAAGAAGAGAACAAGCAAGTTGAAGGTCGCTATAGTTGGGACGCTCTACTTAAGCCCTTCATTCTGAAACGCATCTTGATAGTCACCGGTATCTTCTGCATCTCTAACTTCTGCGGCACCGAAGTCATCCGAGCCAACGTGACTAGAATGCTGCAGACGACGGGCATGGCCCTCAACAAGGACCTGAGCACCAtcttggtatttgtgttgaccctCGGGGGCAACTTGACCATGACGATGACTATTGACCGCCTGGGACGTCGGCGGTGTCTGGTGGCGTCGCTGGCGCTGCTGGTGGTTGCCTACAGTGTCCTTGGCTTAACTATTTGCCTGACGCAAAACCCTGCTGTCCTTTACGACACCTCCAGCGCGCCCGGACAAGGTGTCGAGTACTCCCAGGATGTTGGGCATAG CAGGGCGTTGGCAGTAGAGGACTGGTTGCCAGCCGCATGTCTCATGGTGGCAGCTCTTGCCATAAGCCTCGGGGTTGGACCCATTCCCTGGGTTGTCTCTCCTGAGTTCTTCCCAACAGCAATCAGGTCCCAG GCAATGAGCGTGTGCACGATCATAGGCTGCCTGATAGCTGTGATTCCCCTGCAGCTGTATAGCCTCATGCAGGCTATACTGACGCAGGCCGGCCTCTACTGGACGTACGCGTGTGTTTCTATGTTGGgcatcatcttcaccatcacctgcgTCCCGGAGACCGGCAGGAAGAAGatatggtga
- the LOC123762785 gene encoding facilitated trehalose transporter Tret1-2 homolog isoform X3, which produces MDGDKTYTYTTCVCVEPSSDDEDRVSQGHPSVLKPIFQTPPEAPMNDSLLQPLNDEVHLPVASPNDSLEKLSEGEGPLLGIQEPARTRRYRLAKQVLMFLGVSVSHIAQLGMTLTWPNVLASDFQHDNTTIYGSSLHLQDWQMDMMGSMVYIGSLPGYVVAGWLARRQGRRWSMVMATVPGLLGWGLIALSLNTHMIIVGRFLTGLAMGLATVSVRIYLAEIADTEIRGAAGMIASAMLEFGGLVTISVGMLLPWYHIAFLVIVILLTFCVFIAPFLPESPMYLAISNRDAEARQVLLSLRGNYVDLDKEISLLKEENKQVEGRYSWDALLKPFILKRILIVTGIFCISNFCGTEVIRANVTRMLQTTGMALNKDLSTILVFVLTLGGNLTMTMTIDRLGRRRCLVASLALLVVAYSVLGLTICLTQNPAVLYDTSSAPGQGVEYSQDVGHSRALAVEDWLPAACLMVAALAISLGVGPIPWVVSPEFFPTAIRSQAMSVCTIIGCLIAVIPLQLYSLMQAILTQAGLYWTYACVSMLGIIFTITCVPETGRKKIW; this is translated from the exons ATGGATG GTGACAAGACCTACACTTacactacctgtgtgtgtgtcgagCCGTCATCTGATGACGAGGATCGGGTCTCACAAGGGCATCCTTCCGTGCTGAAGCCCATCTTCCAGACGCCACCAGAAGCTCCAATGAATGATTCTCTCCTGCAACCCCTTAATGATGAGGTCCACCTCCCTGTAGCCTCTCCTAACGACAGTCTCGAAAAACTTTCAG AAGGCGAGGGTCCGCTGCTTGGTATACAGGAACCGGCTCGCACTAGGCGCTACCGTCTTGCTAAACAA GTGTTGATGTTCTTGGGCGTGTCAGTGAGCCATATAGCTCAGCTGGGGATGACTCTCACCTGGCCCAATGTCCTCGCCTCTGACTTCCAGCACGACAACACCACCATTTACGGCTCCAGTCTCCACCTCCAGGACTGGCAGATGGACATGATGG GTAGCATGGTGTACATTGGGTCGTTGCCAGGGTACGTGGTGGCAGGGTGGCTGGCCCGGCGGCAGGGTCGGCGCTGGTCTATGGTGATGGCGACTGTGCCTGGACTGCTGGGCTGGGGACTCATCGCCCTCAGCCTCAACACCCACATGATCATCGTCGGGAG GTTCCTGACGGGCTTGGCGATGGGCCTGGCAACTGTGTCTGTGAGGATCTACCTGGCGGAGATCGCCGACACAGAGATCCGGGGCGCCGCTGGCATGATTGCCTCAGCTATGCTCGAGTTCGGAGGTCTGGTCACAATAAGTGTGGGTATGCTGCTGCCATGGTACCATATAGCCTTCCTGGTCATTGTAATACTTCTCACCTTCTGTGTTTTCATAGCACCGTTCCTACCTGAGAGTCCCATGTACTTGGCCATCAGCAACAGGGATGCGGAAGCGCGGCAGGTGTTGCTCAGTCTTAGGGGAAACTACGTCGATCTCGACAAAGAAATTAGCCTCCTCAAAGAAGAGAACAAGCAAGTTGAAGGTCGCTATAGTTGGGACGCTCTACTTAAGCCCTTCATTCTGAAACGCATCTTGATAGTCACCGGTATCTTCTGCATCTCTAACTTCTGCGGCACCGAAGTCATCCGAGCCAACGTGACTAGAATGCTGCAGACGACGGGCATGGCCCTCAACAAGGACCTGAGCACCAtcttggtatttgtgttgaccctCGGGGGCAACTTGACCATGACGATGACTATTGACCGCCTGGGACGTCGGCGGTGTCTGGTGGCGTCGCTGGCGCTGCTGGTGGTTGCCTACAGTGTCCTTGGCTTAACTATTTGCCTGACGCAAAACCCTGCTGTCCTTTACGACACCTCCAGCGCGCCCGGACAAGGTGTCGAGTACTCCCAGGATGTTGGGCATAG CAGGGCGTTGGCAGTAGAGGACTGGTTGCCAGCCGCATGTCTCATGGTGGCAGCTCTTGCCATAAGCCTCGGGGTTGGACCCATTCCCTGGGTTGTCTCTCCTGAGTTCTTCCCAACAGCAATCAGGTCCCAG GCAATGAGCGTGTGCACGATCATAGGCTGCCTGATAGCTGTGATTCCCCTGCAGCTGTATAGCCTCATGCAGGCTATACTGACGCAGGCCGGCCTCTACTGGACGTACGCGTGTGTTTCTATGTTGGgcatcatcttcaccatcacctgcgTCCCGGAGACCGGCAGGAAGAAGatatggtga
- the LOC123762785 gene encoding facilitated trehalose transporter Tret1-2 homolog isoform X2, whose amino-acid sequence MDAKTSGDKTYTYTTCVCVEPSSDDEDRVSQGHPSVLKPIFQTPPEAPMNDSLLQPLNDEVHLPVASPNDSLEKLSEGEGPLLGIQEPARTRRYRLAKQVLMFLGVSVSHIAQLGMTLTWPNVLASDFQHDNTTIYGSSLHLQDWQMDMMGSMVYIGSLPGYVVAGWLARRQGRRWSMVMATVPGLLGWGLIALSLNTHMIIVGRFLTGLAMGLATVSVRIYLAEIADTEIRGAAGMIASAMLEFGGLVTISVGMLLPWYHIAFLVIVILLTFCVFIAPFLPESPMYLAISNRDAEARQVLLSLRGNYVDLDKEISLLKEENKQVEGRYSWDALLKPFILKRILIVTGIFCISNFCGTEVIRANVTRMLQTTGMALNKDLSTILVFVLTLGGNLTMTMTIDRLGRRRCLVASLALLVVAYSVLGLTICLTQNPAVLYDTSSAPGQGVEYSQDVGHRALAVEDWLPAACLMVAALAISLGVGPIPWVVSPEFFPTAIRSQAMSVCTIIGCLIAVIPLQLYSLMQAILTQAGLYWTYACVSMLGIIFTITCVPETGRKKIW is encoded by the exons ATGGATG CCAAAACTTCAGGTGACAAGACCTACACTTacactacctgtgtgtgtgtcgagCCGTCATCTGATGACGAGGATCGGGTCTCACAAGGGCATCCTTCCGTGCTGAAGCCCATCTTCCAGACGCCACCAGAAGCTCCAATGAATGATTCTCTCCTGCAACCCCTTAATGATGAGGTCCACCTCCCTGTAGCCTCTCCTAACGACAGTCTCGAAAAACTTTCAG AAGGCGAGGGTCCGCTGCTTGGTATACAGGAACCGGCTCGCACTAGGCGCTACCGTCTTGCTAAACAA GTGTTGATGTTCTTGGGCGTGTCAGTGAGCCATATAGCTCAGCTGGGGATGACTCTCACCTGGCCCAATGTCCTCGCCTCTGACTTCCAGCACGACAACACCACCATTTACGGCTCCAGTCTCCACCTCCAGGACTGGCAGATGGACATGATGG GTAGCATGGTGTACATTGGGTCGTTGCCAGGGTACGTGGTGGCAGGGTGGCTGGCCCGGCGGCAGGGTCGGCGCTGGTCTATGGTGATGGCGACTGTGCCTGGACTGCTGGGCTGGGGACTCATCGCCCTCAGCCTCAACACCCACATGATCATCGTCGGGAG GTTCCTGACGGGCTTGGCGATGGGCCTGGCAACTGTGTCTGTGAGGATCTACCTGGCGGAGATCGCCGACACAGAGATCCGGGGCGCCGCTGGCATGATTGCCTCAGCTATGCTCGAGTTCGGAGGTCTGGTCACAATAAGTGTGGGTATGCTGCTGCCATGGTACCATATAGCCTTCCTGGTCATTGTAATACTTCTCACCTTCTGTGTTTTCATAGCACCGTTCCTACCTGAGAGTCCCATGTACTTGGCCATCAGCAACAGGGATGCGGAAGCGCGGCAGGTGTTGCTCAGTCTTAGGGGAAACTACGTCGATCTCGACAAAGAAATTAGCCTCCTCAAAGAAGAGAACAAGCAAGTTGAAGGTCGCTATAGTTGGGACGCTCTACTTAAGCCCTTCATTCTGAAACGCATCTTGATAGTCACCGGTATCTTCTGCATCTCTAACTTCTGCGGCACCGAAGTCATCCGAGCCAACGTGACTAGAATGCTGCAGACGACGGGCATGGCCCTCAACAAGGACCTGAGCACCAtcttggtatttgtgttgaccctCGGGGGCAACTTGACCATGACGATGACTATTGACCGCCTGGGACGTCGGCGGTGTCTGGTGGCGTCGCTGGCGCTGCTGGTGGTTGCCTACAGTGTCCTTGGCTTAACTATTTGCCTGACGCAAAACCCTGCTGTCCTTTACGACACCTCCAGCGCGCCCGGACAAGGTGTCGAGTACTCCCAGGATGTTGGGCATAG GGCGTTGGCAGTAGAGGACTGGTTGCCAGCCGCATGTCTCATGGTGGCAGCTCTTGCCATAAGCCTCGGGGTTGGACCCATTCCCTGGGTTGTCTCTCCTGAGTTCTTCCCAACAGCAATCAGGTCCCAG GCAATGAGCGTGTGCACGATCATAGGCTGCCTGATAGCTGTGATTCCCCTGCAGCTGTATAGCCTCATGCAGGCTATACTGACGCAGGCCGGCCTCTACTGGACGTACGCGTGTGTTTCTATGTTGGgcatcatcttcaccatcacctgcgTCCCGGAGACCGGCAGGAAGAAGatatggtga
- the LOC123762785 gene encoding facilitated trehalose transporter Tret1-2 homolog isoform X1: MDAKTSGDKTYTYTTCVCVEPSSDDEDRVSQGHPSVLKPIFQTPPEAPMNDSLLQPLNDEVHLPVASPNDSLEKLSEGEGPLLGIQEPARTRRYRLAKQVLMFLGVSVSHIAQLGMTLTWPNVLASDFQHDNTTIYGSSLHLQDWQMDMMGSMVYIGSLPGYVVAGWLARRQGRRWSMVMATVPGLLGWGLIALSLNTHMIIVGRFLTGLAMGLATVSVRIYLAEIADTEIRGAAGMIASAMLEFGGLVTISVGMLLPWYHIAFLVIVILLTFCVFIAPFLPESPMYLAISNRDAEARQVLLSLRGNYVDLDKEISLLKEENKQVEGRYSWDALLKPFILKRILIVTGIFCISNFCGTEVIRANVTRMLQTTGMALNKDLSTILVFVLTLGGNLTMTMTIDRLGRRRCLVASLALLVVAYSVLGLTICLTQNPAVLYDTSSAPGQGVEYSQDVGHSRALAVEDWLPAACLMVAALAISLGVGPIPWVVSPEFFPTAIRSQAMSVCTIIGCLIAVIPLQLYSLMQAILTQAGLYWTYACVSMLGIIFTITCVPETGRKKIW; encoded by the exons ATGGATG CCAAAACTTCAGGTGACAAGACCTACACTTacactacctgtgtgtgtgtcgagCCGTCATCTGATGACGAGGATCGGGTCTCACAAGGGCATCCTTCCGTGCTGAAGCCCATCTTCCAGACGCCACCAGAAGCTCCAATGAATGATTCTCTCCTGCAACCCCTTAATGATGAGGTCCACCTCCCTGTAGCCTCTCCTAACGACAGTCTCGAAAAACTTTCAG AAGGCGAGGGTCCGCTGCTTGGTATACAGGAACCGGCTCGCACTAGGCGCTACCGTCTTGCTAAACAA GTGTTGATGTTCTTGGGCGTGTCAGTGAGCCATATAGCTCAGCTGGGGATGACTCTCACCTGGCCCAATGTCCTCGCCTCTGACTTCCAGCACGACAACACCACCATTTACGGCTCCAGTCTCCACCTCCAGGACTGGCAGATGGACATGATGG GTAGCATGGTGTACATTGGGTCGTTGCCAGGGTACGTGGTGGCAGGGTGGCTGGCCCGGCGGCAGGGTCGGCGCTGGTCTATGGTGATGGCGACTGTGCCTGGACTGCTGGGCTGGGGACTCATCGCCCTCAGCCTCAACACCCACATGATCATCGTCGGGAG GTTCCTGACGGGCTTGGCGATGGGCCTGGCAACTGTGTCTGTGAGGATCTACCTGGCGGAGATCGCCGACACAGAGATCCGGGGCGCCGCTGGCATGATTGCCTCAGCTATGCTCGAGTTCGGAGGTCTGGTCACAATAAGTGTGGGTATGCTGCTGCCATGGTACCATATAGCCTTCCTGGTCATTGTAATACTTCTCACCTTCTGTGTTTTCATAGCACCGTTCCTACCTGAGAGTCCCATGTACTTGGCCATCAGCAACAGGGATGCGGAAGCGCGGCAGGTGTTGCTCAGTCTTAGGGGAAACTACGTCGATCTCGACAAAGAAATTAGCCTCCTCAAAGAAGAGAACAAGCAAGTTGAAGGTCGCTATAGTTGGGACGCTCTACTTAAGCCCTTCATTCTGAAACGCATCTTGATAGTCACCGGTATCTTCTGCATCTCTAACTTCTGCGGCACCGAAGTCATCCGAGCCAACGTGACTAGAATGCTGCAGACGACGGGCATGGCCCTCAACAAGGACCTGAGCACCAtcttggtatttgtgttgaccctCGGGGGCAACTTGACCATGACGATGACTATTGACCGCCTGGGACGTCGGCGGTGTCTGGTGGCGTCGCTGGCGCTGCTGGTGGTTGCCTACAGTGTCCTTGGCTTAACTATTTGCCTGACGCAAAACCCTGCTGTCCTTTACGACACCTCCAGCGCGCCCGGACAAGGTGTCGAGTACTCCCAGGATGTTGGGCATAG CAGGGCGTTGGCAGTAGAGGACTGGTTGCCAGCCGCATGTCTCATGGTGGCAGCTCTTGCCATAAGCCTCGGGGTTGGACCCATTCCCTGGGTTGTCTCTCCTGAGTTCTTCCCAACAGCAATCAGGTCCCAG GCAATGAGCGTGTGCACGATCATAGGCTGCCTGATAGCTGTGATTCCCCTGCAGCTGTATAGCCTCATGCAGGCTATACTGACGCAGGCCGGCCTCTACTGGACGTACGCGTGTGTTTCTATGTTGGgcatcatcttcaccatcacctgcgTCCCGGAGACCGGCAGGAAGAAGatatggtga